The Scylla paramamosain isolate STU-SP2022 unplaced genomic scaffold, ASM3559412v1 Contig128, whole genome shotgun sequence region atattcatgtaataGCTTATGCTTTTACACATCCTTTggctttgaaaatgtactaaaatactGCATAAGAATTACATGTGAAAgatgctaaaaaataaagtatgaaaaaattttattatcACTGTAGTCCCTCAGTTAATGGTGCCGCCAAGAGCTAGGTGCAGTTAATGTTTACATTCAGCTGAACCGCATTAAGACTGAAACTCCCCTGCTTACCACACCTTTTGGGCACTAGAGGCTGTGACATCACAGTCTGCATGGCCCCAACTAAAATACCAATAAGAAGATTGTGTTTACACGTCAGCAGGATTGGTACAATCTTGTCTTTCAATACCCTCAACCGAACCATTACGTTCTGGCTTTCAAGGCCCGCAACCTTACCAAGATTTGACTCCAGAAATCCAACCAGCTCCACTGTATCTAGTCTGAAACACTACCTGTATACCACACCTTTGGGACGCCAGGCTGTGATGTCACGGCCATCACAGCctcaacaaaaccccaaaaagaaCAAGTAAGCCTGCTAGCataaattaaacttttaaaTGCTGAGTATTGGTATCTAATAGTGATCTAAATGCacgtgagagtcttcaaatgtcgcttgaattccttgacttcatatcgatagcctaaatctgttaatttttgtttttttctatttcaatacATGCCAGAactgggtgcgtcttatgagcccgtgcgtcttatgagccatcaaatacggtaggTACATTATCATCCGAAGGTACATTATCAGCTGAAGGCGCACTGCCACGTGCAACCTGTTTTAGGGGTGtgatacaacacaaatataaatataaagatatatatacatatatatacattctttatggacttatgttaatattgttagcaggagggttgggaacgagcccctccagtggtgtgctgttaacttcacgtcctgggtatccatccccctgatgtgagggacggaggacgcgaagacgttccacagtctgggTGATGCAGGTGTGCGCGACCGGAAGGAAGCTGTCGTCTGCTGTGCTTTGGATCATCAACTTgagtgcctgagagagagagagagagagagagagagagtttataagagaaaaagaaagagagggagaaaatattggtgtgtgtgtgagagaaaatacaataaattactattaaatttattattattattattattattattattattataaatttattcatatttcagaggaatgactgagaagaaaggaaggaagaaagggaggaggatacaagaaagaaggaaggaaggaaggaaggaaggaaggaaggaaggaaggaagagaagaggacaagaaggaagagaaaaggaggacactctctctctctctctctctctctctctctctctctctctctctctctctctctctctctcctctctctctctctctctctcccacagaccCACAGGATATCCCCCCACAGGATGTTGACAAACCCCACAGTCACTCccctcagcccctctctctctctctctgtctctcacctaCCTTCAGGCCCAGAATAGGAACCCTGTCAGTGCCCGTCAGGAACTTCAAAAACAACTTCTTCTGCTCCAGGGAGAGTTTGTGAAATACTTCCCAGAACGTGCGTATGACCGGGTGGTCTGGGAAACATTCGCCCTGGAAACACCGACAGAAATCAATAAACGGAAGGATATTAGTGTGAAcggtgtgtttatttacattccTGCGGTGTCGTGtgggaggactgggtgaaaacagacagtagaggaggtgggaaggggaggactgggtgaaaacagacagtagaggaggtggggaggagaggactgggtgaataaagacagcagaggaggtggggaggggaggactgggtgaatcaaGACAGCAGAGAAGGTGTGGATTGTGTTCtacaggagagaatgaaaggattgGATAAATATTTAAAGAGAGAGGCAACAAAAGATTAGAGAcatgaggaaggattggagaaatattaaaagacacacacatacacacacacatcttgaaaaacacttccaaacagcCTTTAATGCTGACAAAtccttgaaaaacacacaaaaaaaatatatatatacaaataaacaaataaacatatgtaaaccaaacctaattagTCCTGCACCTGGTTCTCACCTGCCGAGTGGCGTCACACCTGAGCAGCAGCATCTTGGCCTGAGGGTCGAACAAGAATGGATACTCACAGAACAGGATTGGACTCTGTAATGTAAAGGATTGGATTAGTTCAAGTTGTTTTTAAGGGTTGAAGGGGTAAATGAAGAGTTAAAGGGTGTATTTAAGGGTTTAAGGGGGTAAATAAAAGGTAGAAGGGTGATTTTAAGGGTTTATGAGGCTATTTAAAGGTTTGGTGtcttttaaagggtgtttttaagggcttaagagaataaataaagggttttcaatttataaagggtgtttctaagggtctgtcagttaaaattaaaggaatgtcaattttaaagggtgtttctaaggggctgtcagttaaaattaaaggaatgtcaattttaaaggatgtttttaagggtttaagagaataaataaagggttttcaatttttaaagggtgtttctaagggtttgtcagttaaaattaaaggaaatgtcaattttaaaggatgtttttaagcgttcaaCATTGAAAGCTCCCCCAAACACAGTCACCCATTCACAAACAcccccaatacacacacaaacacccccaaacatggTCACCCAcctcccaaacaccccaaaaacacacccaaacacatctaagcaccccaaaacacacccaaacacccccaaaacacacccaaacacatctaaacaccccaaaacacacccaaaacaccccaaaatcacTCAGCCACCTTcaaacacccccacaccccccacacacacacacccacctccctcctggACATCGGGTGAAGCCTGCTGTTCATCCAGTTCAAGTAATCATTCCTAATATCAATTTTCTCTGCAATTTCTGGGATGTAAAAGTCGTCGTAGTTCAACCGCCCCACTCGGCAGCCGGCTTGGAAGTTCAGACCGTGGACCAGGGACAACAGCCGCAGCAGGGGAGGCACAAGGGCACGCCGGTCTCTGTGTGgtgtgggtaggttaggttaggtttggttaagatctggttgtggtagtggtggtggtctgagtGGTTGtaagtgatgtggtggtgttgttgtaggttgttgttgtagagagagagagagagagagagagagagagagagagagagagagagagagagagagagagagagagagagagagagagagagagagagagagagagagagagagagagagagagagagagagagagagagagagagagagagagagagagagagaaaatacaagctATCTCATTGGACATACATCTAAATTGGTGTACAGAAGCCTTACCTAATATGTGTATGGATTTGTGAGCATATACCAGCATCTCttatgagtctgtgtgtgtgtgtgtgtgtaccagccttaccaagtgtgtgtgtgtttctaagtgtACACCAGTGTTTGCGTACAAGTTTACATGTGTACACCAGCCTTAGTAtgtatttcagtgtgtttttaattgtataccagcatgaattttgtgttttttttgtgtttttaagtgtataccagcatgaattttgtgtttttttaagtgtttgagtgtttatttaaattatctgTTATCCCAGCCCCTCCAGACCCACCTATGGCATACAGCGTCAGTCCAGAGTACAGCCCCAGGTTGGTCTCGTTAGCCCCgatgaggatgaaagcaggaatcatcatcattaggccctgtggatggtgagggtggtagaGCAGGAAGTGGTGGGTTAAATAATATTGTTACTGATAAattctgttgttttatattataattatttggctacacagtaaaaatatagatttgaaaatatactttgtaaacctcagtaacttccactacagcctgttaaactagaaccatgaaaacacccttgaaaaccccagtaacttccactacagcctgttaaactagaaacatgaaaactcccttgaaaaccccagtaacttccactacagcctgttaaactagaaacatgaaaactcccttgaaaacacacacacaggcaaccccctcccggccacacacacacacaaacaaaacagacaatttacctcaaaacacttgcaaaaacagccccaaaacaccccaaaactgacaatttacctcaaaacacttgcaaaaacaccccaaaacacacacacctgaaaacaacctcagaacaatgaaagggaacaaaacacaaaagaacaataaaaaaaacaaaaaacaagaaaacaagctgcaatatcaggaacacaaacaaacacacacacacaccctacaagcaaacaaacaaacaaagataaataaatagataacaggataaagaaatagaaaaaaaatcatcataaaaaacaaactagaaatctataaaccaatacaaaacGCAACATACCCACATACCACCAGACAAGACAGAATGGAACCTTGCAGGGACGCTGATGATATGCTGGTAATAAGCCACACAGACTTATTACCACACAGAGGAATACAAGCCGCTGGAGTCATGCTTGGGGTAATAGTCAAGGAGAGCAGGAGACAgaggcaccaccaccgtcaAGCTGCGcaggtccaggatcagactgccgaGTGCCACCTTGCTTGTCCGTGCGTTCCtctgtgggtgttaggttagggttaggttaggttaggttaggttaagttaagttaggttaggttgggttaagttaggtttggttaggttaagttaggttaggttaagttaggttaggttaactgaggttaggttaggttaagttaggttaggttaagttaggttaggttaagttaggttaggttaggttaggttaagttaggttaggttaagttaggttaggttaagttaggttaggttaggttaagttaggttaggtgaggttaagttaggttaggttaggttaagttagggttaggttaggttaggtcaggttaagttaggttaggttaggttaggtcaggttaggtcaggttaggttaagttaggttgggttaggttaggttaggttaggttaagtgaggtgtttttaatctttcattTTATCACAGTATTTTTTGTTGTAGTATTTAGTTGGCTTTgagcagtgtccctcctatatatataaaaaataaaacaaaataaacaaataaataaataaactaaaacaataaaatgtttACGACTTTCAATCACtttcccgacacacttgtgtatggaggcagtgttgcatgagccttgagtgacaaatattgcagCGTATTGACAACCAAACACTTTACAAACActcagcttagcaacacacaccaacacaacaccctgctcaccttctccttgatgtccgcagcctgtactgcccctctgtccctgccgtccacctcaccaccgctgccgccgccaccgccatcgctgccGCCAACTTGCCTGCCGGATCGGAGGGTTGCCGTTGCTCtgaaagttacgttaggtttggttaagtggggccgtgggaagaggatgtaggttaggttaggtttggctatgcTTCGTTAAGTTAGacgaggttaggttacgttaggctaggttagggttaggttaggttaggctaggttaggttagggtaggcttctttaggttaggttaggcttggctaggttagggcTTGCTTAgataaggtttggctaggttagaattgcttaggttaggttaggtagggttaggttaggctagcttGGGATTATGACacgagatagccagtcttggggaggaggaagcaccagacagaagttcgggtaggcttctttgggttaggttaggtttggttaggggcAGCTGAGGAGTGTGAGGCTCCACCACATCAGGTTAAATTTCAGGTAATATTTGAGTCATTTtctcactcaccaccaaaattttcccactgtaaaaactttaatattttttttctgaaggcta contains the following coding sequences:
- the LOC135099433 gene encoding E3 ubiquitin-protein ligase NEDD4-like isoform X1, whose protein sequence is MNSRLHPMSRRESPILFCEYPFLFDPQAKMLLLRCDATRQGECFPDHPVIRTFWEVFHKLSLEQKKLFLKFLTGTDRVPILGLKALKLMIQSTADDSFLPVAHTCITQTVERLRVLRPSHQGDGYPGREVNSTPLEGLVPNPPANNINISP
- the LOC135099433 gene encoding probable E3 ubiquitin-protein ligase HERC4 isoform X2, yielding MLLLRCDATRQGECFPDHPVIRTFWEVFHKLSLEQKKLFLKFLTGTDRVPILGLKALKLMIQSTADDSFLPVAHTCITQTVERLRVLRPSHQGDGYPGREVNSTPLEGLVPNPPANNINISP